Within the Drosophila miranda strain MSH22 chromosome Y unlocalized genomic scaffold, D.miranda_PacBio2.1 Contig_Y2_pilon, whole genome shotgun sequence genome, the region ggtaaaagtggatgtgtgtaacgtccagaaggaatcgtttccgaccccataaagtatatattcttgatcagcatcaatagccgagtcgattgagccctgtctgtctgtccgtccgtccgtctgtccgtccccttcagcgcctagtgctcaaagactataagagctagagcaacgatgttttggacccagacttctgtgatatgtcactgctataaaaatatttcaaaacttcgccccgcccacttccgcccccacaaaggacgaacatctgtggcatccacaattttgaagatatgagaaaaccaaaaacgtagaattgtagagaatgaccatatctttaagactgcggaatctgaattggatcgtattattattatagccagcatcaagaaaacaatttcattttttctcgccctgtcttcctctaacacacacgtagcataggcggctttgcttagagtaaaacattagcgcctagatctcagagactacaaaagctagagcaaccaaatttggtatccacactcctaatatatcggaccgagacgagtttttttcaaaatttcgccacacccccttccgcccccgcaaaggacgaaaatctggggatattcaaaaatctcagagactattaaggctagagtaaccaaatttggtatccgcactcctgttagatcttactataaaacgtgtatctcaaaatttcaccccacccccttccgcccacacaaaggacgaaaatctgttgcatccacaatattgcacattcgagaaaactaaaaacgcagaatcatagataacgaccatatctatcagattgctgaatctggatcagatcagatcatttttatagccaataggaaccaatcaatttgcagtggctacgcagcgcccgacgtcacgctcagactgattttctgtctctttcgcacgcactctttgtcgtgtcgtttaatattagcggcgtctgccggaggagagccatactgacttagtatcgggtataactgtagagttgcggtgtccgcagcaactcacaacgttccccctcgtttcactTAACACATATATTTCAGATATTTCAGTTAACAGACTCGAATGTGGTTTTAATTTGATGGAgcttgttcggagcagaacccagccgattagctgcttgccaaatagcacctaattcttggccctcagccgcttattttgtttgttacttatgtctatgtcactcatttgtttgttaaagctctgcgcttgcttgccctgctaaacgctctctgccagctcgctcttcgctatctccgctttgcgtctgcctaccgacgtcggccgagcgaagctgcgcttagcgatcggagcggcaatgtaaagggcaggcaagccacacttgcaatttggatgtcacgcattaaagaacatatcgtaattttatttctgcgccgagttttatttaattcgaaataattagtcggccgattggggataaaaaacattatctccacataaaatttggtgaccccgacgtgatctctgagttgcagtgtcaattaataatcattcgcgatcgacattcgctagccctagcaaattttcggcggttaagcacaattcggtgctaaaacacacttacatacacctacatacacgcattgctggctattaatttctctgtcgcgacaattcggtcagtgcagtgcggtaggcagtgcagcgaactcactaatacacacaagcggagtacaaagcggaatcggacagctcgcacagccgcacagctaaaggcattagctgtaatccctttgctttcggttcccacgtttatacgtatacagggtgtctttttcggtcgtgctgagtgactcttttaaaacctcaacatggcagcacctgagcctactaatgtcgcgaacgcagcaatgccgagtgatgtagatttctacaagcacaaggccgagtccatcgcgcgccaactaaaggccatggatcgctttctcaccaagggagagcttgccgagttagatgaggcagaacttcaagctcgcttagagcagatcgagcgaatgaatgcggatttcgatgccgctcaaacgagccttgaaaggctggatttcctgcagttagcccatgatgcccggctggacttttcgaatgtttatgtcaaggttaggtccaggctgtcgcgggagttgatggcggctcgcacggtaaatgttgccaattcaacggctcggcatactctcgaggggaactcgtcgttgttcgcctataatagtataggccgttctcgaatgcccgagttgcagcttccgcgattcggggggaactacatggattggccagaattccactcgatgttctcgacaatggtgcacaaagaccatcgtataccaatcatcgaaaaattccaatatcttcgtggatgtctagatggtgctgcgctggatacgattcgttccttggaactttctgaggagaattacgacaaggcgttgaatttgctaatgttgcgattcgataataaactgttacattttcaggcacacgtcaaggctattttcgggttgcaaggggtggagaagggctcagctatcggcttgcgcgcgctcagcgacaaaatcaattcgcacttgcgtgcacttcagaccttggcgaccccgcaggagatttccgatgggttgctgatcttcatcataggcacgaaattggaccacaagaccaaggagaaatgggaagagaacttgccgacgtcaggattgcctcggtggtcaagcatggcctcattcttggaagcaagatgtcggatgctggaaaatttgggatcggctatggtaacaattcctagccagcaggtgggagaaagtaaacctagcaccctaatcacctccattaacgatcataatagctcaacatgcaagtattgcaaatcctccgatcactacatatcccgatgccaggcatttatagatctccctgttttttctcgatacaaggaggtgaagaagcgccatttatgtctaaactgcctcaacaaaggccattcattgcaacgctgcaagtcaggggcatgtagaaattgccaagccaagcatcacacactgctccacatgcagtcgggctctgacgctgagttgccgtcgccgagcacggaatcgacccagcatgatcctgcaagtgccctagtagcaagcaaatatattagccctccccctcgagtcaaaaatctctgcctagccaaaacgtgctgctagctactgcaatcgtatatgtcaggggccgttttggatcgcttattccatgtcgtgccattttagattccgcttctcaggttaactttataacatcgagacgtgccaatcctcacccgtctcacgttaaaatcgccggtattggagagtcaattctaccatccagcaaggctgtggacatcgtcctgcaatctcaagacgaaagctatcgcggtttcctctctgcaattatcactgcctcaatcacaggaatgcagcctaacttcggcctagacgcaaaggattggccaatgccaaataacctaaaactagctgatcctaatttcgccaagccccagcgtgtcgatctgttgataggtgctggtttgtttttcgaattaatgtgcgttggacagattcgactgtcagaccaattgccaacattgcagaagacgaaacttggctggatagtgtcaggaagtattaaaaactctgagaaagcccgtgcggcgctagcagccgttgaagatccccctgtcatctcctcttgcgagactaatttgtgcgatattgtaaggcggttttgggaagtcgatggagattattcgccctcatcaatttcggaggaagatgttcattgcgaacagcatttcgtcacaaactgcattcgcctagagtccggagcttactccgtgcgtttgccaaccaaattcagtctagaggaattaggagaatcgtatcagcaggcgctacgtagatttctcaatttggagaggaagctagcaaaaaatgcacagcttaaggcaaaatatatggagtttcttcaggagtatcgtgatttaggacacatgtcgccagcttcgcggcagtcagacctcccgcagtacttcttgcctcaccattgcgtccacaagcaggatagtacaaccaccaaattacgcgtagtgttcgatggatctgccaaaacagcgtctggagtatcactgaatgatgcgcttatggctggacccaccatccaacctaaaattctgataactctgcttcgtttccgcttttttaaagtcgccttgtgtggcgatatctgcaaaatgtaccgctgtgtacgcgtttcccatcccgatacgcacgtgcagtgcatcctatggcgcaatgacccgaaggaggagattcaggtgttcaagttggagactgttacttacggaaccaaacctgccgctttcttagcaattcgtgctatgcatcaattggcaaatgatgaagagttgcgttttccgcttggcgctgatgttgttcgaagagatttctatgtcgatgatctcatatctggaggggacagcattgattctgtcatcaaaattcgtcagcaggtaaaggagctactttcgaaaggatgttttcccatacgtaaatggtgttccaatgaacccgctgctttggaaggcgtatcggaagcggatcgcgaaaagttccttacctttcatgacgggactgaagtaaccaaggcgcttggtctagtttgggatcccaccacggacaatcttctgtttagcttcgctcacgtcggaaccgctgcaggcccaacatcgaagcgttcggtcctgtctacactagctaggttctacgatcctctagggctcatctctcccatcatcacaaaagctaaaatatttatgcagtcgctatggaacgaaagcctaaaattgaattgggacgaaagcctgccccaggatctacatacgacttggattgagctgacttcgcagttgtcgatggttaaaaactttaagtttccacgttacgtgcttcggcagcaagccagattagaaatgcacgcgttttgtgatgcgagccaagcagcatatggcgcctgtgtatacatgcgttcggaagctcttggcattgtgcaaagtcatctcttatgctctaaatccagagtcgcgcccttgaaaagtatgactatccccaagcttgagctgtccgctgccctcgtattagccgaactagtgtccaccatagttaagggattatcagctccatgccaaatacattgctggtcggattcgtccatagcccttgcctggattcgagaatcaccattgaattttaatatatttgtttctaatcgagttcagcggattcaggagctcaccgctggaatgacttggcatcacgtgcccacaaagttgaatcctgccgacatcatatcacgtggagccacgcccgctgaactaatggatagcagcctttggatctctggaccaccattcttgcgtcttgagagctcagagtggcctgcaggcttgcaattgccgaccgatgtaccagaacgccgtcatgcagcattggttgtttcaaacgaaagggatgtatcgtacgattgcaaatttcaaaactcattcggatccatgcagcgcgtctttgcttacatatatcgattctacattctcaaggacaaaggcatagcgcggtcgaagggtcaacttaccgtaatcgacatcaaaaatggtacgcatttgctcataagggcaatacagcagcaacaattttcggaagagataagggccctcgccagcaaacaggccctaccccaaaaagcacgatggcctcactgaatccatttctggatagctttggattgctgtgttggaggccgcctccaaaatgccgaattggactacgacgcgaagcacccgatcctgcttcctaagggacatcctgtcactgtctctattattatcttctttcacgaaaggtttctccacgcaggagctcaaggattgctcggactgcttcggcaaaaattctggcctattggcggacgcaaatatgttgcgggaatcattcgcaaatgtgttagatgctttcgtttgaagccagtgctgagggaacatatcatgggaaacttgcctgcggatcgcgtaaggactaatccagcattccacacaacgggcgttgatttttgcggacccttttatcacaagtcggaagtcagaagcaggcctcctatcaaatgttacatcgctgtcttcgtatgctttagcaccaaagcaactcatttggaagtcgttcgggatctatctacagaatcctttctggcagcattaaggcgttttataagtctacgtcccaaacctcgaatcatctggtcagacaacgctacaaattttgtaggagcaaaaaatgagcttttggagcttcggcaaatgttcctcagcgatcctcatacgtcggctgtgtcacatctctgcgtttctagtggaatcgactggaaattcatcccccctcgctcacctcattttgggggtttgtgggaggcggctgttaaagcagctaaatatcattttcatcgcatcgtcgggacctacatttttactcttgatgaaattcagaccttggcttgtgaaatctctgctttgttaaattcccgtccgctttatgcaattacagaaagtcccgatgatctagatgtgctcacgccaaaccactttctcaatggagccccgaaagctgcattcgacgagccagatgtggcgcatctccgggtcaacctacttagtcgatggcagcggctgtgtcaaatgaagcaggcgttttggagaaaatggagcacggcgtatctttcgattcttcaggagcggagcaagtggcggtcatcgtctccaaacatcaagctaggagcgctcgtcatgatcaaggaggaaacgctgccaccattaaggtggccgcttggccgcattgagagcgtcatcccaggaaaagatggaaccatcagagtagccgtcatccgcactcaaaaaggccttttcaagagggccgttggaaaaatagcggttctgccccttcaggatggatctgttgaaagcctttgccttccaacggggggagaatgttcggagcagaacccagccgattagctgcttgccaaatagcacctaattcttggccctcagccgcttattttgtttgttacttatgtctatgtcactcatttgtttgttaaagctctgcgcttgcttgccctgctaaacgctctctgccagctcgctcttcgctatctccgctttgcgtctgcctaccgacgtcggccgagcgaagctgcgcttagcgatcggagcggcaatgtaaagggcaggcaagccacacttgcaatttggatgtcacgcattaaagaacatatcgtaattttatttctgcgccgagttttatttaattcgaaataattagtcggccgattggggataaaaaacattatctccacagagCTCTTGTGAATTCCAAAAATATCATCACAGCTTGTATAAATATTTCGTAACAGTCTCCTTCCGAATTAGTTTCGCTTTTAGGGCTGTGGCATCTGCCTAATTGAGATATGTATCTAGCGGATAAATTTGAGCTTCAcggaattttaattaaatattttgtcATTTGTGCGAGCAGGAGTAATAGGTTGAAACTTTCTTTTCAATTTGCAGTTGGCGCTGACGCTGCTGGCCATTGGTGCCGCCGCAGCAGCTTCCACGACCACGGCCAAGTCCACTACCATTGCTTCCACCACGACAGCAAAGCCAAAGAGCGGGTCCAAGCCGAAGGCTGATGCTGAGAAGCCAACTAAGCAGCCATCGCCGTCTGCAAAGCCATCGTTCACAGCTGCCACCACGCGGCAATCGAAGGCGCTGAAGGCACCTGTGAATCCTGGCGAGAACCGCGGCAAGAGGACGCTCTTCGACTTTGGCAATGCCGGCTATCTGTATCCGGAGGTAGCCAGCAGGAGGTCCGGCTATGTGGACAACACAGCCAGCTATTATCCCCAGACCGCCATTGGTAGGTGGAATATCATGGCAAAAAGCAGAAGAATCATTTTGAATATCCCTCAATTACAGCTCAATATCCCGAACACTTCGGTCCGGCATATGCGCCATACCCGCAGTACCTGGAGGCGCCTGAGCCCATAATCGAGATCATTATCAAGGATGCCAATGAGACACTTGCCGAGGAGCCTGCCCAGCCGATAGTGACcaggaagaagaagaagaagaaggagaaaGTCCATGTGTTCTATGTGAATTACAAGAAGGACCAGAACAACAAGCTGCATCTGGAGTCGCCGATAGCCTCATTGAACAACGACGACAacgaggaggaagaggaggaggaggaagagatGATCCAGTATCCGGTGACCCCTCTGCCACCGCTGAAACCCACAACCCTGCGCACCATCATCCACCCCGACTCTGAGAAGTTCCACAGCAACTCCGGAATCCACGTCTCCTTCGGGGCAGAGAACAAACACCAGACTGGGCACATTCTGGAGGAGCACGATGCCGAGAGCATTCAGCGCCAGGTGGTGGCTCTGCCGCTCCCAGTGAGCGCCAGTGGCCTCAAGGCAGATAGCGGCTTTTCCGGAAACACCCGCGCCGACTATGGCAGGGAGAGAAGTTTTGGCAGGAGCCCCGGACCCATCGGCAATCTGCTCTTTGGAAGTGGAGGCAGCTCAAACAACTTCCACCAGCAGTCGAACCTGCACTTCcagagccagcagcagcttcCGTCGCAGCACGGCAGCAACTATTTCAGACCACCCTCCGCTCTGGTGGGCCCTCCTCCCTCCTATCAGAAGCCAGCGCCACAGCAGCAACTGCAACAGTCGCAGTCACAActgcaacatcagcagcaacagctgcagcagccacagcagtcGCGCCTAAGCATCACGCAGCAGCAGTTGCCTTCCACCTCGTCCCAGACGATCTTCAACAAGCTGGTCCAGCAGTCGCAATACTACATCAATCACAATCAGCAGTATCCGCCGCATCACCAAAGTCAAAGtcagcaacaccagcagcagcagtaccaGAAGCCACCCAACAAGCAGGTCCAGGTGCCATTCTTCCCCACGATTCCGCCCAAGACGCAGGACCTGTCCTCGCTCCCGAGTCCAGCGCCATATCATCCCATCAAGTTCCGTCCCACGCCAGCTCCCACGACGCACGTGAAGCCCTTGCCGCTTACCGTAAGACTGGACAACGCAAactaccagcagcagcagcagcaacattatcagccacagcagcaacaaaaggTGCCACAGCCTTACCAGTTTCTTCGACAGCCCCAATTTGTGCAGCAGCCACAGTTTGTGGTGCGTTCCCCCACGCCTGTGCCGGAATATTACccgcagcagcaccaacaatcgcagcagcaacagcaacagaagaACATTCAGAGCACCCTCAACTACTTTGATATAAAGGCATCCAAGGAGACAGAGCTGTTGAAGTCCATACCCAAGTATGGGCAGCACATCATTGAGACCGTGCAGAATCCCATAAATCCCtcacagcagcaacatcatcatcatcctcagcagcagcagaagcagcagcagcagcagcagcagcagcagcaattcAGTTACAGCAGGACTCGTAATGAGGTGATCCACGATGTGCCCGCTCCCAATCTCGCACCCTCGGCCCAACAGCCTGTCTCCGGCCATTACATAACCGCTAGCTCAGGGAGTATccaagagcagcagcaacagcagcagctgcagcaatCTCACTTCGCCAGCTTTCCCAGCGAGGCTTCGCCCCAGCCTCCCGTCTATGCGGAGTCCACGCATGGCAAGAAGGTAATGGTAGTCACACCCGTGCCCCCATCGGCCAACTATGTGACCTACAACCACTACAACCAATTGGCAAACGAGCCCGTAGTCCATGTAAACTCTCAGACCGCCGCATTGCAGGCCCAGGCCAGCACAAACTTTGCCCAGCAGCCCAGGCAGCCGGCTGCCTCCCAGATCACCGCTCCCTCGACGGACCACTCGCCCTTCAGCGTGTCCACCTTCCACTCAGATGTCTTCAAGGAGCTCGAGCAGCGAaaccagcaggagcagcagtcacagccacaacaattgcaacagcaacagcagcagcaacagcaacatcaccagcaacatcaacagcaaaagcaacaacagccAAGTGCTGCTTCAGCTTCAGTTCCAGTTCCCGCGCCAGCTGCCTCATCTGCTTCCTCTCCGAATGGAAAGGCCTCGCAGACGCTGCTCCAATTGCCCGACGAAGTGCCCGAGGATCTGCGCCAGCAACTCTTCTCCTCTGGCATCCTTAACAACGCCGACATCTCCATCCTCGACTACGACAAGCAAGGGGACATTGCGCTGGAGAACCTTCCCGCCGAGCATCTGCAGCACTTATATGGAGCCGGCGGTGGCGCCCAGATTGCCGAGACCAACAAGGTGCTCACCGTGGTCAAGCCAAATGGGGACAAGGTGGCGCTCAGCGAGAAGCAGATTGATCGCGTCAAGCAGAGCAACTCCTTGCCCCAGAAGCAGAATCTGGACGTAAAGGTGGTACGCTATGATGCGGGACAGGGCCAGAGCGTCAGCGAGAAGTACGTGCGCACCGATGCCACCGTGGTGACCCCCGTGGACCTGACCGAGCGACAGCAGTACAACCGCTACCTGCCACTGAAGATAAACGGAGCCCAGTTCCCCGTTCCAGACAGCGAGGAGCTACAGGGCAAGAAGATCGTGAGCGTAGTGGTCCTGGCGCCCGTCGAGGCCCAGCCGGGGACGACGAGCAGTGAGGGGCGCAGTGTGGACAAGAAGGAGGTCAAGATCTTGGGAGGAGATCTCATCAAAACCCTCGTCAAGAAGCCCACCAAGGACAACTTCAAGCGTTGGCTGGAGGCGCGTACGGACCTCGAGTTGCAGTCCGTTGTCCTGCTGGTGAGCAGGTAAATGTCTATTCCATCCCCTGGATGGAGCAAAGCTAACCCGTTTTTCGTTTTCCTTGCAGATCCAGCGACTCATCCGCGGATCAGGAGAACTTCATGTACGACATCGGCACGGGCAGTATCAACCGGTTGAACGGGGAGCTCTCCAGCACCTTCGtcaacgtggccgaggagaaCGCCAGCAGCGAGGATCTGGAGCATGCCGCCACCTTGGACCCCAGCTCGCTGGAGTCCATGATGCATCTGCGTCGCAGATAGATTGAGTCGCCACCGCAGTCCACAACGAAATGCCATTTAGCTACTCTTCTACATCATCGTGCGCGAATTCCACAATTTCATATCGCTTTATTTTTTTAGCCCCCCCTTCCTTAGTTTTGCATTCCCCTTTTCTCTTCTCTTTGATCTATCCTCAGGTTGCACATCTTCCACCAAAAGAGAATCATGCTTCATTGATCACGGCATTGCATCCCCAATTCCTCTCGTAGTATTTCCattttgtaaatattctaTGCTGATGTTACAATTATCTTAATTTAAGTTTATTTACGTAAAACAAtcaaaataaataagaaaaacGTAGTCGTGTCAGATGCAGTATTTTGCGATTTTTGTTGCAAATTTCTGTAAGAGAACGCATGCAAATTTATATATGATGAGTGTGATTTTATATAAAAGTAACAATCATACTCAAATTACGCTAATAAGCGTAATGTCATATGTGTCTATACAATACATGTCTGCAGTAAGTACAAAACGTAAGAGGTACAATATTCATTTGAAAAGCGCGGTATTATCGATAACGACATCAGTTCGAAGTAGTTTGTTACGTGACGTGATACGTTACGACATCAACGAGTAGTGCTGCAAAGTGTGTTGAATTATTAACTTAGTCGTGTTGCAAACCACAAATATCAAAGTGGTTGAATTGTATTTTAATCGATATTTTCAAGTGCAGGCGAAACCATACGTAAAAGGCGCTCCCTTTTAAAGTCAACAACCgttgaaaatttaatttttttgcatAACAACATGTAAATCGGAAGTGAGTTCAACCTAATTTGTACTTGATTGCTTGTTTGCTTGATTAACATTTTTTTCTCTTATAGCGCTAAAATGAAGATAACGAAAagtataagaattcctatgaaaggatttccttttttttaagttagtataagaattcctatgaaaggatctccttatttttatgttagtaTAAAaattcctatgaaaggatctccttatttttatgttagtataagaattcctatgaaaggaaataaaaagtttgtttttttgttatacacattttttttttttttagttataAATGTTTGATTAATATTGAAATGTAACGTATTTTATTTGTGTAAAAGTCTGTGGTGCTTAGGGTTCTGTGCAGGAATAGTGAACAACTGAGCAAGtcagcaactgagcaagtgagcaattgagcaactgagcaagtgaaCAACTGAGCAAGTGAACAAGTGAGTAACTGAGCAATCTAagagagcaagtgagcaagtgagcaatatgagtgagttgactcacttactaaaaaagaacaagtgaacatgttcaccaaaa harbors:
- the LOC117192797 gene encoding RNA-binding protein 33-like, which translates into the protein MRILPFLLALTLLAIGAAAAASTTTAKSTTIASTTTAKPKSGSKPKADAEKPTKQPSPSAKPSFTAATTRQSKALKAPVNPGENRGKRTLFDFGNAGYLYPEVASRRSGYVDNTASYYPQTAIAQYPEHFGPAYAPYPQYLEAPEPIIEIIIKDANETLAEEPAQPIVTRKKKKKKEKVHVFYVNYKKDQNNKLHLESPIASLNNDDNEEEEEEEEEMIQYPVTPLPPLKPTTLRTIIHPDSEKFHSNSGIHVSFGAENKHQTGHILEEHDAESIQRQVVALPLPVSASGLKADSGFSGNTRADYGRERSFGRSPGPIGNLLFGSGGSSNNFHQQSNLHFQSQQQLPSQHGSNYFRPPSALVGPPPSYQKPAPQQQLQQSQSQLQHQQQQLQQPQQSRLSITQQQLPSTSSQTIFNKLVQQSQYYINHNQQYPPHHQSQSQQHQQQQYQKPPNKQVQVPFFPTIPPKTQDLSSLPSPAPYHPIKFRPTPAPTTHVKPLPLTVRLDNANYQQQQQQHYQPQQQQKVPQPYQFLRQPQFVQQPQFVVRSPTPVPEYYPQQHQQSQQQQQQKNIQSTLNYFDIKASKETELLKSIPKYGQHIIETVQNPINPSQQQHHHHPQQQQKQQQQQQQQQQFSYSRTRNEVIHDVPAPNLAPSAQQPVSGHYITASSGSIQEQQQQQQLQQSHFASFPSEASPQPPVYAESTHGKKVMVVTPVPPSANYVTYNHYNQLANEPVVHVNSQTAALQAQASTNFAQQPRQPAASQITAPSTDHSPFSVSTFHSDVFKELEQRNQQEQQSQPQQLQQQQQQQQQHHQQHQQQKQQQPSAASASVPVPAPAASSASSPNGKASQTLLQLPDEVPEDLRQQLFSSGILNNADISILDYDKQGDIALENLPAEHLQHLYGAGGGAQIAETNKVLTVVKPNGDKVALSEKQIDRVKQSNSLPQKQNLDVKVVRYDAGQGQSVSEKYVRTDATVVTPVDLTERQQYNRYLPLKINGAQFPVPDSEELQGKKIVSVVVLAPVEAQPGTTSSEGRSVDKKEVKILGGDLIKTLVKKPTKDNFKRWLEARTDLELQSVVLLVSRSSDSSADQENFMYDIGTGSINRLNGELSSTFVNVAEENASSEDLEHAATLDPSSLESMMHLRRR